DNA from Variovorax sp. PBL-H6:
GTCCGTCTTCTTTCTCTTCGTCCTTCAGTGGGCCTTGTCCCAGTTCGGGCCGAAGCCGATCTCGGCCAGGAGCGGGACCTTGAGTTCCGCCACGCCCGCCATGATCCGCGGGATCTCGCCGCGAACCCAGTCGACTTCATCCTCGGGCACCTCGAACACCAGTTCGTCGTGCACCTGCATGATCATCTTGGTACGGCGCTGCTCGGCGTCGAGCACCTCCTGCACCTTGACCATGCTGAGCTTGATCAGGTCGGCCGCCGTGCCCTGCATCGGCGCGTTGATGGCGGCGCGCTCGGCTGCACCGCGACGAGGCCCGTTGGGCGACCTGATTTCGGGCAGGTAGAGGCGCCGGCCGAAAACTGTCTCGACGTATCCCATTTCCTTGGCCGACGCCTTGGTCTCGTCCATGTAGATCTTCACGCCCGGATAGCGGGCGAAGTAACGGTCGATGTAGGAGGCAGCGGCCTTGGTCTCGATGCCGAGGTTGCGCGCCAGGCCGAAGCTGCTCATGCCGTAGATCAGCCCGAAGTTGATCACCTTGGCGTAGCGGCGCTGCTCGTTCGACACCTGGTCCACCGCCACGCCGAACACCTCGGCAGCGGTCGCGCGGTGCACGTCGATGCCTTCGGTGAATGCGCGCAGCAGCGACGCGTCGCCACTGATGTGGGCCATGATGCGCAGCTCGATCTGCGAGTAGTCGGAACTCGCGATCACACTGCCCGCGGGTGCCACGAAAGCCTCGCGCACGCGCCGTCCTTCAGGGGTGCGGATGGGGATGTTCTGCAGGTTGGGGTCGTTGCTGGACAGCCGCCCCGTCACCGCCACGGCCTGTGCGTAGTGCGTGTGCACGCGGCCCGAGCGCGGATGCGCCAGCTGGCCCAGCTTGTCGGTGTAGGTGCCCTTGAGCTTGGACAGGCCGCGGTGCTCGAGGATCTTGGCCGGCAGCGGGAAGTCCTCGGCCAGTTTCTCCAGCACCTCCTCGTCGGTGCTCGGGGCGCCGCTCGGCGTCTTCTTGACCACCGGCAGCCCCAGCTTGGTGAAGAAGACCTCGCCGATCTGCTTCGGCGAGCCCAGGTTGAAGGGTTGGCCCGCGAGCTCATACGCCTCCTGCTCCAGCGCCATGATGCGCTTGCCCAGTTCGTTGCTCTGCGCCGCCAGTGTGGGCGCGTCGATCAGCACGCCATTGCGCTCGACCCGGTAGAGCGCCTCGCTGGAGGCCATCTCCAGTTCGTAGATGAAGCGAAGCTTGTCGTCGGCCTGCAGTCTGGGCCAGAGCGCGAGGTGCACGTCCAGCGTCTGGTCGGAGTCCTCGCAGGCGTACTCGGCAGCCTTGTCGATCGACACCTGGCTGAACGGGATCTGGTGCGCGCCCTTGCCGCACAGGTCTTCGTAGTCGATGCCGCTGCGGCCCAGGTGGCGCTCGGCCAGGCTGGCCAGGCCGTGCGGCTTGTGCACTTCCAGCACGTAGCTCTGCAGCATGGTGTCGTGCGCATAGCCCTGCACCTCGATGCCGTGGTTGGCGAACACATGGCGGTCGTACTTGACGTGCTGCCCCAGCTTCTTCTTCGTGCCGTCCTGGAGCCAGGGCTTGAGTTTGGCGAGCACCTCGTCGCGCGGCAGTTGCACCGGCGCGTCGCCGTAGTTGTGCGCCACCGGGATGTAGGCCGCCTCGCCCGGCTTGACGCTGAAGCTGATGCCCACGATCTCGGCATGGACCTCGTCCAGCGAGGTGGTCTCGGTGTCCAGCGCGACCAGCTCGGCGGCCTCGACCTTCGCCAGCCAGGCTTCGAAGAGTGCCCAGTCGAGGACCGTGTCGTAGACCAGGTTGCTGGCCTTGGCCGCGGCATCGGCGGCCGGCTCCTCGAGCAGGCCGGTGCCGCCCTCCGGGCCGCGCATCGCCTTGTTCTCCTCGATGAGCTCGGGCGGGACTTCGTGCGCCTCCAGCGTCTTCACCAGGCTCTTGAAGCCATACCTCTCATAGAAGCTCTTCAGTGCGTCGACCTGCTGCGGGCCGATGGCGATGCCGTCGAGCGCGGGCAGCCCCGGCACATGGCCATCGAGCTCGCAATCGGTGCGGATGGTCACCAGGCGCCTGCCCTGCGGCAGCCAGTCGAGCGCCTTTCGCAGGTTCTCGCCGGCCTGGCCCTTGACCTCGCCGGCGCGGGCGATCAGCGCATCGAGCGAGCCGTACTCCAGCAGCCACTTGGCGGCCGTCTTCGGGCCCACCTTGTCGACCCCGGGCACGTTGTCGACGCTGTCGCCCACCAGCGTCTGGTAGTCGACCATCAGGCGGGGCGGCACGCCGAACTCGGCCGTGACGCCGGCCACGTCGCGCTTCTTGCCGTTCATGGTGTCGATGATGGTGACGTGCTGGTCGACCAGTTGGCTCAGGTCCTTGTCTCCGCTGGAGACGATCACCTCGACGCCCTGGTTCGCCGCGGTGCGCGCCAGCGTGCCGATCACGTCGTCGGCCTCGATGTCGGGCACGCACAGCACCGGCCATCCCAGGAGCTTGACGACTTCGTGAATAGGCTCGACCTGGCTGCGCAGGTCGTCGGGCATCGGGGAGCGGTTGGCCTTGTACTCGGGATACCAATCATCCCTGAAGGTCTTGCCGGGCGCGTCGAAGACGCAGGCGGCGTAGTCGGCGCGCACCTCGCGGCGCAGCACCTGCAGCATGTTGATCATGCCGCGGATGGCGCCTGTCGCCGGGCTGCGGGGATCGCCCGGCACCGCGCGCAGATCGGGCATCGCGTGGAAAGCGCGGTAGAGGTAGCTCGAACCATCCACGAGCAGCAATGTTTTCTTGTCGGTCATCCGGCCCATTTTGCCGCGCCGCGTCCGAGCGCCCGCACGACGGAGAACGTCGCCACCGGCTGACAACGGCGCACGGGACTGCCGCCTACAATCCGCCCATGTCCTCCACTCCCCTTCTGCTTGCCCGCGCCGTCCTGCTGAGCGCGCTGGCCGGTGCCGCACCGCTGGCCGCCGTTCATGCCCAGAGCGCGCCGCCGCCCGCCGAGGCCCAGGCCACGCCCGAATCGCCGCGCCGCAACCAGAAGATCGAGCACATCCACGTCGAGGATGCCGGTGCGCGCGTCGACGAGGTGCGGTACGGCGGCCGGACCCAGAGCATCACGGTCCAGCCCAAGGCGAACGTGCCCTCCTACGAGGTGCTGCCCAACAACAGCGGGCTCGATCGGCAGGGTCCCACGGACGCCGGCGGCGGCAGCGGCAACGGCAACGGCGCGCGGGTCTGGAACGTGCTCAAGTTCTGAGCGCCGGCGGCCGTGGCGGTTTTCACCGAAGTCGGGTTCGACGAAGCCGATGCGCTGGTTCAGCGCCTCGGCCTGGGCCCGCTCACCGCACTGCGAGGCATCGAAGGCGGCATCGAGAACACCAACTTTTTCGCCAGCACCGCATCGGGCGAATTCGTCCTGACGCTGTTCGAGCGCCTGGGGCCGCAGCAACTGCCCTATTACCTGTGCCTGATGAAGCATCTGGCCTCGCGTGGCATTCCGGTGCCTGAGCCGGTTGCCGACCCGGCGGTCGAGCCGCCAGGCGGGCACGCCCTCTCCATTCCGGCGAATGCGCCATGCGAATTCCTGCATCGGGTCGCGGACAAGCCGGCCGCGCTGGTGCAGCGGCTCGAAGGCAAGAGCGAGCTGGCCCCGACCGCCGCGCATTGCGCCGAGCTGGGCCGTCTCCTCGCGCGCATGCATCAGGCGGCACGCGACTTCCCCCGCATCCAGCCCAACCTGCGGGGCCTGGACTGGTGGAATGACACCGCACCCGTGGTGCTGCCCCACCTCGAAGCGCCGCAGGCGGCACTGTTGAAGAGCGAGCTTGCCTACCAGAACCACGTCGCGCAATCCTCGGCCTACGCGGCGCTGCCGCGCGGCCCGGTGCATGCCGACCTGTTCCGCGACAACGCCATGTTCGCGGCAGACGGCGACTCGCCGCGCCTGACCGGCGTGTTCGACTTCTACTTCGCCGGCACCGACACCTGGCTGTTCGACCTGGCGGTGTGCCTCAACGACTGGGCGATCGACTTGCCTACAGGTCGGCACGACCCGGTACGCGCCGACGCCCTGCTGGCCGCGTACGGCACCGTGCGGCCACTCACCGGGGCCGAGCGAGCCCTGCTGCCCGCAATGCTGCGCGCCGCGGCCCTGCGCTTCTGGATCTCGCGGCTCTGGGACTTCCACCTGCCGCGCGAGGCGAGCCTGCTCAAGGCTCATGACCCGACCCACTTCGAGCGCGTGCTGCGCGAACGCTCGCGGGCACCGGCCACACCTTTGTCTTCTTGCAATGCCCTCGGCGAGCCGCAGGCCGCCTGAGTCTCGGCGCACCCCTCATGAAACTGAACCTCGTGCCGGCACGCACCGGCGCCGAATGGGTCCGCATCGGGCTCAAGACTTTCTGGCGGCAGCCGCTGGCCTTCATCTCGCTCTTCTTCCTGTTCATGGCCTCGATCTCGATCGCCTCGCAGCTGCCGTTGATCGGCAGCGTGCTGGCGCCGATCCTGCTGCCCTTCATGACGCTGGGGCTGATGGTCGCGACCTCGGTCGCCTACGCCAACGACCGGCAGAAGCCGGCCGCGCCAGCCATGTTCGCGTCCGCGGCCGAAGCGGTGCGCAGCGAGTGGCGGCCGATGATCGTGCTGGGCCTGATCTCGGCCGCCTACTTCGTCCTGGCCGTCGGCGCCTCGGCCCTGCTGGACGGCGGGCAGCTGGCGCGCGCCTACCTGCTCGACGAGACGCTCGCGC
Protein-coding regions in this window:
- the polA gene encoding DNA polymerase I, which gives rise to MTDKKTLLLVDGSSYLYRAFHAMPDLRAVPGDPRSPATGAIRGMINMLQVLRREVRADYAACVFDAPGKTFRDDWYPEYKANRSPMPDDLRSQVEPIHEVVKLLGWPVLCVPDIEADDVIGTLARTAANQGVEVIVSSGDKDLSQLVDQHVTIIDTMNGKKRDVAGVTAEFGVPPRLMVDYQTLVGDSVDNVPGVDKVGPKTAAKWLLEYGSLDALIARAGEVKGQAGENLRKALDWLPQGRRLVTIRTDCELDGHVPGLPALDGIAIGPQQVDALKSFYERYGFKSLVKTLEAHEVPPELIEENKAMRGPEGGTGLLEEPAADAAAKASNLVYDTVLDWALFEAWLAKVEAAELVALDTETTSLDEVHAEIVGISFSVKPGEAAYIPVAHNYGDAPVQLPRDEVLAKLKPWLQDGTKKKLGQHVKYDRHVFANHGIEVQGYAHDTMLQSYVLEVHKPHGLASLAERHLGRSGIDYEDLCGKGAHQIPFSQVSIDKAAEYACEDSDQTLDVHLALWPRLQADDKLRFIYELEMASSEALYRVERNGVLIDAPTLAAQSNELGKRIMALEQEAYELAGQPFNLGSPKQIGEVFFTKLGLPVVKKTPSGAPSTDEEVLEKLAEDFPLPAKILEHRGLSKLKGTYTDKLGQLAHPRSGRVHTHYAQAVAVTGRLSSNDPNLQNIPIRTPEGRRVREAFVAPAGSVIASSDYSQIELRIMAHISGDASLLRAFTEGIDVHRATAAEVFGVAVDQVSNEQRRYAKVINFGLIYGMSSFGLARNLGIETKAAASYIDRYFARYPGVKIYMDETKASAKEMGYVETVFGRRLYLPEIRSPNGPRRGAAERAAINAPMQGTAADLIKLSMVKVQEVLDAEQRRTKMIMQVHDELVFEVPEDEVDWVRGEIPRIMAGVAELKVPLLAEIGFGPNWDKAH
- a CDS encoding homoserine kinase; amino-acid sequence: MAVFTEVGFDEADALVQRLGLGPLTALRGIEGGIENTNFFASTASGEFVLTLFERLGPQQLPYYLCLMKHLASRGIPVPEPVADPAVEPPGGHALSIPANAPCEFLHRVADKPAALVQRLEGKSELAPTAAHCAELGRLLARMHQAARDFPRIQPNLRGLDWWNDTAPVVLPHLEAPQAALLKSELAYQNHVAQSSAYAALPRGPVHADLFRDNAMFAADGDSPRLTGVFDFYFAGTDTWLFDLAVCLNDWAIDLPTGRHDPVRADALLAAYGTVRPLTGAERALLPAMLRAAALRFWISRLWDFHLPREASLLKAHDPTHFERVLRERSRAPATPLSSCNALGEPQAA
- a CDS encoding BPSS1780 family membrane protein, with the protein product MKLNLVPARTGAEWVRIGLKTFWRQPLAFISLFFLFMASISIASQLPLIGSVLAPILLPFMTLGLMVATSVAYANDRQKPAAPAMFASAAEAVRSEWRPMIVLGLISAAYFVLAVGASALLDGGQLARAYLLDETLAPEVMASSEFQAARMFVMVLNLPLSLAMWHAPALVHWHHVEPVKSLFFSLVALFRNFGAYAMFCLSWFGVFLVAGIAIGLLATVLVGVGAIGMGGGASAIGSALMIGSALVLAAMSLSSTWFTFRDSFRAD